Genomic segment of Halopelagius inordinatus:
GCGCGGCGAGGCTAGCTTCGAGGTGCGAGGCTCGGAGTTCATAGGCTACGTCGCGCCGGTGAACACCGTCGAGGAGGCGGAGGCGTTCGTCGCCGACGTCGAAGCGAACCATCCGGACGCCACCCACAACGTCCCGGCGTACCGCGTTCCCGCGGGCGGGGCGTCCGCGGGCGCGGGGACGTTGCTCAGAGAGTACTCTTCGGACGACGGCGAACCCTCCGGGTCGTCGGGTGACCCCGCGTTGAACGTCCTCGTCCAACGGGAGATTCGGAACGTCGCCGCCGTCGTCACCCGCTACTACGGCGGGACGAACCTCGGCGTCGGCGGACTCGCGCGGGCGTACTCGCGAGGGGTCAAAGAGGCCATCGAGGACGCGGGCGTCGTCGAGGAACTCCCCCACGAGACGTTCTCCGTCGTCGTCGCGTACGACGACTCCGGCACGGTCCGCGGCCTGTTGGAGAGCGCCGGTGTCGAGTTCGACGCGGCCTACGAGGAAGACGTCTCGTTCGAGGTTCGGGTGCCCGTCCCGGACGCCGCGGGACTCAGAGACCGAATTCGAAGTGCGACGAGCGGTCGGGCCGAAATCGAGTAGTCTCCCCGCTCGAACCGCCGGAAAAAGTCGGTTCGCGTCGCCGCGGCGGTTCGCGGCGAGACGCCGGACCCCGACCTCCCGAAATTCAGTTCCGAGAGGTGCTGACGACTCGGTTCAGTCGGTGGCCGAGACGGTGGTCGGCTCCGCCTTCTCGTCGGAACTCCGCCGGTTCTGGGCGACGAGAGCGCCGAAGAGGAGGGCACCGACGGTTCGCATCGCGATGTCGATGACGACGGGGCTTCCGAGGTTCTCCAAGAGACCGACAGCGCCCGTCAGGTCCGTGAACGTGGTGAGAACCAGCATCGGAGCCATGAGCAAGAACGCCGCGACGGCGAACAGGGCACGCTCCCACCTGTCCACCGAGGTGTACAGGTGGCCGATGACGGTGACGCCGAGTGCGACGACGCCGACGAACACGCCCGCGACGGGTATCATCACCTCCGGAACGAGCCATCCGAAGTCCGTGAGGTCCGCGGACGTTATGACTCTCGCGTCGGACCCCCGCCCGCGGATGAGCAGGATGCCGGGCGTGAGTGCGAACGCGAACGGCACGATGGCCTTGTTGAGCGACAGCGAGAACGCCTCGATGCCCGTCTGGAACGGGTCGGACCGGGCGATACCGGACGCGGCGTAGGCCGCCACCGCGACCGGCGGGGTGATGTCGGCGATGACGCCGAAGTAGAGGATGAACAGGTGCGCCGCGAGTAGCGGGATGTCGCTCGCCTGCGCGATGGCCGGGCCGAGAAGCGAGACGAGGATGATGTACGTCACCGTCGTCGGCATCCCCATCCCGAGGATGATGGAGGCGACGGCGGTGAAGAACAGAAGCAGGACGATAGAGCCTCCGGCGACATTCGTGATGAGCGACGTGAGATTCGGACCGAGACCCGTCGCGCTCACGACGCCGGGGATGATGCCTGCGGCGGCGACGGCGACGACCACTTCCGTCGCCGTTCGCGCGCCGGAGTCCATCGACTTCCCGAGGAACGTCACGTACCGGAAGGCGCCGAAGTCGGCCAGTTTCGGCCGGCGCACGGCACCCGCGATTCGCTCGCTCGCGGTATCGACCGCGGGGTCGAGGTCCAAGAGCGGCGATTCGGTCCGACGACCGAAGACGAGGAACGCGAGACTGACCAAGATGACGATCGTCCCGAGACTGCCCGCGGCGGCCGAGGCGGCGGCGAGAGGTGCGAGTCCGCCGCCGCCCCCGCCCGTCGCCGCGGCGACGACGCCCGCGCCGGTCAAGAGGAACGAGACGAACTGCGCGAGCAAGAGTGCGGCGACGCTCCCCACGAGGGGGACGCGCGTCTGTCTGTCGTACGCGGCGACGGCGGCGATGAGCGCCATGATGGCGACGAGCGTGTACCACGCCGAGCGAGCGACGGTCAGACGTTCGACGAGGAGGAAGTACAGAAGCAGTACGATTGGGACGAGGTAGAACCACCCCTGTCGGAGGTGCTTCGGTATCGCGACGACTTCGCTCCGGTCTAACCCGCCGATATCGACGCGGACGGCTTCGAGGTGGACCATCACCCAGACGCCGAAGAAGAACACGATGGCCGGGATGGTGGCCGCGATGATGATGTCCGAGAAGGGGACGCCGATGAACTCTATCATCAGGAACGCCGCCGCGCCCATCACGGGCGGGAGAATCTGCCCGCCCGAGGACGCGGAGGCTTCGACGCCGCCCGCGAACTCGGGGCGGTAGCCCGACTTCTTCATCAGCGGAATCGTGAACGCGCCGGTGGTGACGGTGTTCGCGATGGACGACCCGGAGATGGTGCCCATGAAGCCCGACGCGAGGATGGACGCCTTCGCGGGGCCGCCGCGCCGCGTTCCGGTCGCCGCGTACGCGAGGTCTATGAACCACTGTCCCGCGCCGGACATCTCTAAGAACGCCCCGAAGAGGATGAAGATGTAGATGAACTGCACGGACACCGTCACCGGGATGCCGAACACCCCGTTTTCGGTGTTGTACCAGAGGTTCTGGACGATGTTCGCCCACGTCCCCTCGGGGATGGAGAGCACGCCGATGATGGGCATGCTCCCCGAGATGAGGTAGCCGTACCGCGCGTAGACGATGAACGACGCGACGATGAGCATCAGGTAGACGCCGAGCGACCGGCGAGTCGCTTCGAGGACGAGGAGGACCCCGACGGCCCCGAGGAAGAACGGGTACGCCACGTCCGCAAACGGCACTCCGAGCGCGCTCACCGCCTCGGCCAGGAAGCCGAGCGGTCCGAGATACTCCGCGACGGTTCGGCCCGCTTCGAGGCCGAGGACGCGCAGTCGCTGAATCTCTTGGAACTCGAACACCATGTACACCGCCGTCGCCACCGAGAGGAGGACGAACACGAGGTCCAGCGGCGTCACGCGCTCTCGTTCCGCGTCGACCGCGAACCACCGGACGCCGCGGCGGACGCCGACGGCCCCCCGAGTGAGGGCGCTATCGTCGCCGAACCGGCCTCGAACCGCGGGGACGACGGCACCGAGTCTGCGCGCTATCGCGCCGTCACCGGTCGTCGGGGGAAAGAGCAGAAACGCCAACACGAGAGCGAAGGCGACGTGGACGGCGTTGACCTGCAGGAGTTGGAGCGCGCCGAATCCGACTTCGCCGACTATCGGCAGGTCGGCTTGGAACTCGAATCCGCGGGCGGCCAACCATATCTGAAACAGCGAAAAGGCGATGGCGACGATGGAGACGACGATGGCGGCCGGACCGGCCACGGAGCGCTTTCGCTCTATCTCCTCTATGAGCTCTTGGGCTTCCTCTTCGGACATCTCGTCGGCGTCGACGTCCGATTCGGGGTCCGATCCGCCGTCCTCGATGGGTTCGTCTCGCCCGCCGTCCGTCGCGACGCGACGGTCCGTCTCCGCGTCCGGCGTCGAGGCGTCGGCGCCCTCGACCGAACGGTAGTCGCGCGCTCGTACTCCGTCGTCGGCCTGTCGGTCGGCGGACCGACCGTCGTGGTTTGAGTCACTCATTGTCGTGTGAAAGCGGGGAGGGCTCGGTCCAAAAGCGAGCGGCTCTCGATGCTGAGGCGGACGCTCCGGGCGTCGGAGAGTTCGACGAGGTCGTACGTCTCGTCGCCGACGTGGAGTTCGTGCCCGGCGACGTGACCGGGCTTGACGAATATCTCCTCGTAGGAGCCGCCGGGGTCGAAGACGAACGACCCGTTCACCTTTTCGACGTCCGCGCGGGCGGGGAGTCCGGCGCCGTAGGAGTGAAACACCATCCGGGTCATGTTGAGTCGGTCGTCGCGGACGGTGTACTCGTCTACGACCGTGGTCTTCTCTACGCTGTGGGTGTATTCGAGCGCGACGGTCGTCCCCTCCGAGACGGGAACCGTCAACAGTTCTTCGCCGGTTTCGGCGTCGCTGACGACGAGCGCGTTACCTCCCGGTACCGCCGCACTCGCCCCCACCGTTAGGACGAGTACGAGAAAGACGGCTGCGAGTCGACCGAGCGTTCGTCCGTTCATGATACGTTCGTGAGGCGGTGGGGCAGGCCCGATTAGCTATCGAAGTACGCCTGCGCCCCGGGATGGAGGTCGATGGACATGCCGTCCTGTGCGGTGTCCCGACTGATGAAGTCCGTCTTGATGGTCAGCTGGTCCGTGTTGTCGAAGATGGCCGAGGTGACCTCTTGGACGGTCTCTTCGGGCTGTTCGGCGTTCGTCGCGATCATCGCCTGCACCGACACCGTCGGGGCGGGCTCGTCGAGGCCGTACGTTCCGGACGGAATCTCGTCGTCGGCGTAGAAGTCCGCGGCGTCCTTTACGGCCTGTCGGTTCTCGCCCTCGATGGGGACGACGACCACGTCTTCGGTCGCCGCGAGTTCCTCGATAGCGCCGACGGGCCATCCGCCGACGACGAACGCGGCGTCGATGTCGCCGTTCTTGAGTTGGTCCGACGCCTGCGAGAAGCCGGTGTTCTGCTCGGAGTAGTCCTCGATGCCGAGGGCTTCGAGAATCTGGACCGCGTTCACCTGCGTCCCCGAACCGAGGTCACCGGTGTTGATGGTCGCGCCTTCGAGGTCCGACGGTTGCTCGATGCCCGTGCCGGCCAGCGTGACGATGGTGATGGTCTCCGGATAGAGCGTCGCGACGCCGCGGAGGTTCTCTACTGCGTTCCCCTCGAAGGCGTCGATGCCCTCGCCGTTGGCGGCGAAAGAGGCGACGTCGTTCTGGATGAGAGCGAAGTCGGCGTCGCCGCGGGCCAGACTCCCGACGTTCTCGACGGACGCGCCGGTGGACTGGACCTGAAGCGTGTAGTCGGTGTTGTCCTCGACGACCGACTTGAACTCGTTCGAGAGGGGGAAGTACGTCCCGCCCGTCCCGCCTGCGTGCCACGAGAGGCGCGATTCGGTGTCGCCGCCCCCGTCGCCTTCGGTCGTCTCCTCGCCCGCGGTGGTTTCCTCGCTTGCAGTCGTCTCCTCGCCTGCGGTCGTCTCCTCTCCTTCTGTACCGTCACCGCCGCCGTTACCGGAACATCCGGCGAGTCCGGCGATTCCAGTGAGGCCTGCGGCCGCAACGAATTCACGTCGGTTTAGCTTTCGCGACATGACTGCCAGATGAGTATCCGGACATAATACTATTACTAATTTTGTTCAGAATTTACCCTTAGATACAATGTTATTCAGGCATATCCGTGTTATTTGTTGACTATCATCTCTCCCCCTTCGCCGGGGGGCGCACATCTATCACCGGCGGCGGTCAACGCGGTGTGTGACCCGCATCTCGGCGACGGACTACCACGACATCGCGCAGGTGGAAGACCCGCAGGTCTCGCCCGACGGCGACAGGGTCGCGTTCGTCCGGAAGATTCCGGACGGCGACGACTCCTACGAACAGACCGTCTACCTCGTCTCGACCGACGGGGACGGCGACATCAGGCGGTTCACCGTCGCGGAGGGCGTCGATTCGCACCCGCGGTGGAGTCCCTCCGGCGACCGACTCGCGTTCGTCTCGACGCGCGGCGCGGACGACGAGAGGCCGCAACTGTGGGTCCTGCCCGTTTCGGGCGGCGAGGCCGAACGGGTGACGGACGTTCCCGGCGGCGTCTCCGACGTCGCGTGGAGTCCCGACGGGTCGAAGATAGCCTTCCAGCAGTCGACGACGGCGTCCGAACGCGAGGAGGGAATCGACTGCGAGGTCGACGACGAGGAGTACGAACGGGAGACGCCGGACCCGCGCGTCGTGGACCGACTCGTCTACCGACAGCACGGACGCTACAGGGACGGCGCGGAACCGCACGTCTACGTCGTCCGCCTCGACGAGGAGAGTCCGAGCGGCGACGCAGACGAGAGCGACGCCCCTCGCGTCGAACGACTCACCGACGGGGAGTACGGGCACGTCTCACCGACGTGGGGCGACCGCGAGACGCTCTACTTCGGCGTGAAGCGCCACCAAGGCGACACCGAACCCGACGACAGCGCCGTCATCGACATCGTGGCGCACGACCTCTCGACGGGCGAGACCGAAGACGTGGCGCGGACGACGGCGTGGGGACTCGCCCTCGACGCGACGGCCGACGGCCGTCTCGCATTCGGTCGGACGCCGGAAGAGCGCATCTCGATGCGGAACTCCGACGTGGTCGTGTACGACCGAGAGAGCGGACGAGAGGCAATCCCGACGGAGGGATTGGACCGAGACGTCGCCCTCGAAGCGGGCCTCTCGTGGGGTCCGAACGACGAAGACGTCTACTTTCTCACGCCCGACGAGGGCGAGTACGTGGCCCGGCGCGTTTCGGGGGAGGGTGCCGAATCCCCTTCGGCGAACGACGGGACGCGGTCAGGTGACGCCCCGACGGACTCCGAACTCCTCGTCGGCGGGGGTCACGTCACCGCCCTGTCCGTCGGCGGCCCCGGGAACGACCCGGTCGTCGCGGTCGCAAAGAGCGAGTGGGACCACCCCGGCGACGTGTTCTGCCTCCGCGGCGGAACGGAACGGCGACTGACGAACGTCAACGCGGCGTACCTCGACGACGCGGACGTACAGAAACCCGAGGAGGTTCGGTTCGAGTCCGACGTCGAGGTGCAGGGATGGGTGCTGACGCCGCCGGAGTTCGACTCCGAGGAGACCTACCCCCTCGTCGTCGAAGTCCACGGCGGCCCGCACGCGATGTGGTCTACGTCGGGGACGATGTGGCGCGAGTTCCAACTCCTGGCCGCCCGCGGGTACGTCGTCTTCTGGTCGAACCCGCGAGGCTCCGTCGGATACGGCGAGGAGTTCGCCACCGCCATCGAACGGAACTGGGGCGAGGTGACGATGACGGACGTGATGGCCGGCGTCGAACTCGTCTGCGACCGCGACTACGTCGACGAGGAGAACGTCTTTCTCACCGGCGGGTCCTTCGGCGGGTACGTGACCGGATGGATGGTCGGAAAGACCGACCGGTTCCGCGGCGCGGTGGCCCAACGCGGCGTCTACGACCTCTCGTCGTTCTACGGGTCCACGGACGCGTTCAAGCTAATCGAGGGCGACTTCGACACGACGCCGTGGGAGGACCCGCAGTTCCTCTGGGAACAGTCGCCCGTCGCCTACGCCGCCGACGTGACGACGCCGACACTCGTGATGCACTCGGAGAACGACTTTCGCGTCCCCGTCAACAACGGCGAGATGTTCTACCTCTTCTTGCGGAAGAACGGCGTCGAGACGCGGTTCGTTCGGTACCCCCGAGAGGGCCACGGACTCTCGCGTTCCGGCGAACCGGCCCACGTCGTCGATAGACTCGAACGCATCGTTCGCTGGTTCGACGGCTACTCGGACCACCACGACGTCCCGCCGGCCCTCGAACGCGGCGACGACGGCCTGTCCGCGGCCGATGACGGGAGCGAAACGGGAGACGACTGACCGAGAACCGAGACGCCGACCGAAGCGCGCGTCTCCGGAGTCTATAGCGGTCTCGGTTCCCCTCCGGGGGTCGGTTTCGTCCGCACTCGCTCGGCCGGTAACCCCGCTCTCGTTCTGCGTTTTTCGACCGGAAGCGAAGGGGTTCGGCGGGGGGACTCACGGCGTCTCGACTGCGGCGGCGAGGCCGGTCAATCGGTCGGCGAGAGTCCCCGCGTCGGCGGCGACGACGCGCGCCGACGGTTCTCTGCCGACCGCGCCGCCGTCTACGACCGCCGCGGGCGTCTCCTCGTCGGGTTCGAGCGCATTCAGAACCGCCTCCCGCGCGGCGGTTTCGGCCTCCGAGTCCGCCTCGTCGTCCCTCGCGGGTTCGACGCGGACGACGGACCACCCGAGCGAATCCATCGCCGCCTCCACGTCGCCGTCGAACCGGCAGTTCGCCGCGAACCGGACGGTCGAATCGACTTCGCGGACGGCGAGCAGAAACTCGGCGAGGCGACTCGACGCGCCGACGCGGACGCCCCGGTTCGGTCGCACGCCCGACCGCGTGCGGGCGATGCGGCCTTCGACCGCCGCCAGTTCGTCCGGGCGTTCGGCGTACGGCGTCGCGCCGACGACGTTCAGGCCGACTTCCGGGACGAGTCCCCGCGCGTCGGCGGCGACGACCGCGTCCACGACGCTCTCGACCGATTCGACCGCGTCCGTCCGCGCCGCCCGGTCGCGAATCTCCGCGAGGTGGTGGACCGCCCCCGGCCCCTCGCCGACGTCGAGGGGGTACCGGACGGCGCGTTGGAGGAACGACACGCCCGCCTCCACCGCCGCGACGGTGTCCGTCCCCCGCGCGAGGTGCGCGGCGATGGCGCTCGAAAGCGTGCATCCGGACCCGTGCGTCGCCTCGGTGTCCACGCGCGGGTGGACGAACACGGCTTCCGTCTCCGCCGTCACGAGGACGTCCGCCACCTCCTCGCCGGGGGCGTGGCCGCCTTTGACGAGTGCGGCCGCCGCGCCCATCTCGACTAACTCCGCGCCCGCCTCGCGTGCCGTCGACTCGTCTGTCGGTTCGGTACCGGTGAGGACGGCCGCCTCGTCGGTGTTGGGCGTCACCACCGCCGACGCGGCGACGAGGTCCTCGTAGGCGCGTTCGGCGTCTCTGTCGAGCAGTCTGTCGCCCGAGGTAGCGACCATGACCGGGTCCACGACGACCGGAAACGGCGCGTCTTCGACGCAGTCGGTCACCGTCTCGACCATCTCCGCGGTGCCGAGCATCCCCGTCTTCGCCGCGCGCACGTCGAAATCCCCGGCGACGGCGTCGTACTGCGCCCGCACCTCCTCTGTCGGAACCGGATGTATCGAGGAGACGCCGCGGGTGTTCTGGGCCGTGACGCTCGTGATAACGCTCGTCCCGAACGCGCCGCGGGCCTCCATTGTCTTCAGGTCCGCTTGGATGCCGGCCCCGCCACCGGAGTCGCTTCCGGCGACGGTCAGTGCCACGGGTCGCGCGTCGGGTACCGGCGTCCGCATCACGTCTCACCTCGCGCCGACGGGTCGGTATCGGTCGCGCGGTACGGGGTGCCACGAGCGCGTTCGTTCATATTTAGAAGTTGTACTACTCGGTAATAATTTTGTACCTCCCTTCCGTCTCCAAGATATGGCGTTCACCGACGAACTCGAACCCGAGGCCGACCGGGTCTGGACCGCTATCGTCGACCACCCGATGGTTCGGCGGTTGGGCGAGGGGACCTTGGACGAAGACCCGTTTCGAGAGTGGGTGCGACAGGACTACTACTATCTGCGAGAGTACAGTCGGACCTTCGCACTCGCCGCCTCCTCTGCGGGGACTCTCGACCGGATGGGGACGTTCGCCGAACTCCTCGACTCGACGCTGAACACGGAGATGGATCTCCACCGGTCGTACGCCGCGGAGTTCGGTATCACCGCCGAGGAACTGGCGGCGACCGAACCGTCGCCGACGACGCGGGCGTACACGGACTTTCTCGTCAGGACGGCGGCCGTCGGGACGTTCGGCGACACCGTCGCCGCCCTCCTCCCCTGCATGTGGGGGTTCAACGAGACGGCGCGCCGACTCGCGGAAGACGGCACGCCGGACCACGACCAGTACGAGGCGTGGGTCGAGATGTACGCGGGCGAGGAGTTCACCGAACTCACGGAGTGGTGTCTCGACCTGATGGACGAGGTGGCCGCGGAATCGACGGCGGCCGACAGAAACCGGTACCGAGAGCGATTTCTCACCTCCGCGCGGTACGAGTACCGCTTTTGGGACGCCGCGTGGCGAGGAGAGACGTGGGAGGTCTAGTCTGATAACTCGATTGTACCACTCGGTTTTATCACGGGTGTCCCGCGTACACACCCGTATGAGACGAGTGCACGCGAGACGGGTCGTTCGACGCTCGAAATCGGCCGCAGTGAGGTGGTTCACGTGGTGAGTTCGGCGACGGCGCTCGGACTGACCGTCGCGACGCTTGCGGCGTTCAGCGCGCTCGGGTTCTGGTACTCGCGCGGCAGAGTCCGGAGCGTCGAGGACTTTCTCACGGCGCGCAACAGCACCGGTCCGAGAACCACGACGGCGACGCTCGTCGCCTCGGTGATGGGCGTGTGGATTCTCCTGAGTCCGGCGGAGGCGGGGGCGGCGTTCGGCGGCGTCACCGCCGTCGCGGGCTACGCCGTCGGCGAGGCGATTCCGATGCTCGCGTACGCCCGCCTCGGCCCGCGAATCCGTGAACTGCTCCCCGAGGGCCACTCGCTGACGGAGTACGCACTCGCGCGATACGGCCCCGCCGTCTACCTCCTCGTGTTCGTCGTCAGCGTCTCCTACATGTTCGTCTTCCTCGCCGCCGAACTGACCGGCATCACGAGCGCACTCGAACTCGTCGCCGGAGTCCCGCGGTGGCAGACGGCGGTGCTCGTCGGCGGATTCGTCCTCCTCTACACCGGCTACGGCGGACTCCGCGCGAGCATCTTCACGGACACCGTCCAGGCCGCCCTCGTGATTCCGCTCCTCGTGGGTACCGCCGTCGCCGCACTCGTGACTCTCGGCGGCCCCGCGGCGGTCCACCGAAACGTCGTCGCCGCGGACCCCTCTCTTTTGGACCCCGGCTTTCTCACCGGCCTCCAGTTCGGGTTCTGGGTGGCTATCGCCGTCCTCGGCGCGGAACTCGTCAACCAGACGTGGTGGCAGCGAATCTACGCCGCCCGCGACAGCGAGACGCTCAAAGCGGGGTTCCGTCGGGCGGCGGCTCTCAACTTCGTCCTCGTCTTCGTCGCGGGCCTGTTCGGCGTCGCCGCCCGCGGATACGTGGACGTCGTGACAGACTCGACGAGCGCTCAGTACGACGCGAGCGTCGCCTTCTTCGTCCTCATCACGGAGGCGTTCTCCGAGACGTTCGCGCTCGCCGTCGCCCTCGTCGCCCTTCTGTTGGTGATGAGTACCGCAGACTCCCTGTTCAACGCCCTCGCGAGTCTCGTCACGACGGACCTACCGAGGATACTCGACGACCCGAACGACCGCACGCTGACGCTGTCGGCGCGCGCACTCACCGTCGTCGTCGCCGTCGCGGCCATCTACGTCAGCCTCCGCGCGCGGAGCGTCCTCGAACTGTTCTTGCTCGCGGACCTGTTCGGCGTCGCCGTCGCGGTTCCCCTCCTCTCGGGACTGTACTCCGAACGCGTGACGGGCGGGGGCGCGCTCTTGGCCGGGGTGTCGAGTCTCGCCGTCGGACTCGCGTTCTTCCCGAACCAACTCGTCCGCGGCCTCCTCACGTCGCTCCCCGTCGTCGGCGAACTCCTCCCGACGCCGGCGTTTCTCACCGCTTTCGTCGGAACCGCCGCCGTCTCGGCGTCCGTCACCGCCCTCTCGGCGCGGATGTCGTCCTCGCGGTTCGACCACCGCCGCCTCGCGGAGACGGTTCACAGCCTCGACGACTCCTCGTCGGGCTATCGCGACGGCGACGACTGAGACGGACCGGCCGTCCGCGTTGTTATTCTCTGGTAATACAACTGGGTAAAACTCTTACGTCGGTGCCGCGACCCACCGGCTATGGGTCGCACGGACGAGGCTGTGACGAACGTCACCGCCGTCGATACGGGACAGTTCGGAACGTACGTTCGCGAGATGGGGCCGTCGTGGGTCGCGGGCGCCATCGCCGCGGGACCGGCGACGATGGCCAGCGTCCTCACCGCGGGCGCGGCGTTCGGGTACGCCCTCCTGTGGATCGTCGTCCTCTCTGCGGTTCTCGGCGCACTCGCGCAGTACCTCTCGATGCGACTCGGTCTGCTCACCGAGGACGGCATCGTCTCCGTCGTCGAACGGCATCTCGGCGACTCGTGGGCGTGGATACTCGTCGTCGACGCCGTCCTCGCGGCGGGCCTCGCGCAACTCGTCATCATGAAGGGGTTGGCCGACGTGTCGGCGGCGGTCACCGGCGTGGAC
This window contains:
- the tenA gene encoding thiaminase II, whose amino-acid sequence is MAFTDELEPEADRVWTAIVDHPMVRRLGEGTLDEDPFREWVRQDYYYLREYSRTFALAASSAGTLDRMGTFAELLDSTLNTEMDLHRSYAAEFGITAEELAATEPSPTTRAYTDFLVRTAAVGTFGDTVAALLPCMWGFNETARRLAEDGTPDHDQYEAWVEMYAGEEFTELTEWCLDLMDEVAAESTAADRNRYRERFLTSARYEYRFWDAAWRGETWEV
- a CDS encoding TRAP transporter permease; translation: MSDSNHDGRSADRQADDGVRARDYRSVEGADASTPDAETDRRVATDGGRDEPIEDGGSDPESDVDADEMSEEEAQELIEEIERKRSVAGPAAIVVSIVAIAFSLFQIWLAARGFEFQADLPIVGEVGFGALQLLQVNAVHVAFALVLAFLLFPPTTGDGAIARRLGAVVPAVRGRFGDDSALTRGAVGVRRGVRWFAVDAERERVTPLDLVFVLLSVATAVYMVFEFQEIQRLRVLGLEAGRTVAEYLGPLGFLAEAVSALGVPFADVAYPFFLGAVGVLLVLEATRRSLGVYLMLIVASFIVYARYGYLISGSMPIIGVLSIPEGTWANIVQNLWYNTENGVFGIPVTVSVQFIYIFILFGAFLEMSGAGQWFIDLAYAATGTRRGGPAKASILASGFMGTISGSSIANTVTTGAFTIPLMKKSGYRPEFAGGVEASASSGGQILPPVMGAAAFLMIEFIGVPFSDIIIAATIPAIVFFFGVWVMVHLEAVRVDIGGLDRSEVVAIPKHLRQGWFYLVPIVLLLYFLLVERLTVARSAWYTLVAIMALIAAVAAYDRQTRVPLVGSVAALLLAQFVSFLLTGAGVVAAATGGGGGGLAPLAAASAAAGSLGTIVILVSLAFLVFGRRTESPLLDLDPAVDTASERIAGAVRRPKLADFGAFRYVTFLGKSMDSGARTATEVVVAVAAAGIIPGVVSATGLGPNLTSLITNVAGGSIVLLLFFTAVASIILGMGMPTTVTYIILVSLLGPAIAQASDIPLLAAHLFILYFGVIADITPPVAVAAYAASGIARSDPFQTGIEAFSLSLNKAIVPFAFALTPGILLIRGRGSDARVITSADLTDFGWLVPEVMIPVAGVFVGVVALGVTVIGHLYTSVDRWERALFAVAAFLLMAPMLVLTTFTDLTGAVGLLENLGSPVVIDIAMRTVGALLFGALVAQNRRSSDEKAEPTTVSATD
- a CDS encoding DUF1850 domain-containing protein; its protein translation is MNGRTLGRLAAVFLVLVLTVGASAAVPGGNALVVSDAETGEELLTVPVSEGTTVALEYTHSVEKTTVVDEYTVRDDRLNMTRMVFHSYGAGLPARADVEKVNGSFVFDPGGSYEEIFVKPGHVAGHELHVGDETYDLVELSDARSVRLSIESRSLLDRALPAFTRQ
- a CDS encoding sodium:solute symporter family transporter; this translates as MVSSATALGLTVATLAAFSALGFWYSRGRVRSVEDFLTARNSTGPRTTTATLVASVMGVWILLSPAEAGAAFGGVTAVAGYAVGEAIPMLAYARLGPRIRELLPEGHSLTEYALARYGPAVYLLVFVVSVSYMFVFLAAELTGITSALELVAGVPRWQTAVLVGGFVLLYTGYGGLRASIFTDTVQAALVIPLLVGTAVAALVTLGGPAAVHRNVVAADPSLLDPGFLTGLQFGFWVAIAVLGAELVNQTWWQRIYAARDSETLKAGFRRAAALNFVLVFVAGLFGVAARGYVDVVTDSTSAQYDASVAFFVLITEAFSETFALAVALVALLLVMSTADSLFNALASLVTTDLPRILDDPNDRTLTLSARALTVVVAVAAIYVSLRARSVLELFLLADLFGVAVAVPLLSGLYSERVTGGGALLAGVSSLAVGLAFFPNQLVRGLLTSLPVVGELLPTPAFLTAFVGTAAVSASVTALSARMSSSRFDHRRLAETVHSLDDSSSGYRDGDD
- a CDS encoding TAXI family TRAP transporter solute-binding subunit, with protein sequence MSRKLNRREFVAAAGLTGIAGLAGCSGNGGGDGTEGEETTAGEETTASEETTAGEETTEGDGGGDTESRLSWHAGGTGGTYFPLSNEFKSVVEDNTDYTLQVQSTGASVENVGSLARGDADFALIQNDVASFAANGEGIDAFEGNAVENLRGVATLYPETITIVTLAGTGIEQPSDLEGATINTGDLGSGTQVNAVQILEALGIEDYSEQNTGFSQASDQLKNGDIDAAFVVGGWPVGAIEELAATEDVVVVPIEGENRQAVKDAADFYADDEIPSGTYGLDEPAPTVSVQAMIATNAEQPEETVQEVTSAIFDNTDQLTIKTDFISRDTAQDGMSIDLHPGAQAYFDS
- a CDS encoding IMPACT family protein, coding for MTDDAYRTVAGRGEASFEVRGSEFIGYVAPVNTVEEAEAFVADVEANHPDATHNVPAYRVPAGGASAGAGTLLREYSSDDGEPSGSSGDPALNVLVQREIRNVAAVVTRYYGGTNLGVGGLARAYSRGVKEAIEDAGVVEELPHETFSVVVAYDDSGTVRGLLESAGVEFDAAYEEDVSFEVRVPVPDAAGLRDRIRSATSGRAEIE
- a CDS encoding S9 family peptidase, with product MTRISATDYHDIAQVEDPQVSPDGDRVAFVRKIPDGDDSYEQTVYLVSTDGDGDIRRFTVAEGVDSHPRWSPSGDRLAFVSTRGADDERPQLWVLPVSGGEAERVTDVPGGVSDVAWSPDGSKIAFQQSTTASEREEGIDCEVDDEEYERETPDPRVVDRLVYRQHGRYRDGAEPHVYVVRLDEESPSGDADESDAPRVERLTDGEYGHVSPTWGDRETLYFGVKRHQGDTEPDDSAVIDIVAHDLSTGETEDVARTTAWGLALDATADGRLAFGRTPEERISMRNSDVVVYDRESGREAIPTEGLDRDVALEAGLSWGPNDEDVYFLTPDEGEYVARRVSGEGAESPSANDGTRSGDAPTDSELLVGGGHVTALSVGGPGNDPVVAVAKSEWDHPGDVFCLRGGTERRLTNVNAAYLDDADVQKPEEVRFESDVEVQGWVLTPPEFDSEETYPLVVEVHGGPHAMWSTSGTMWREFQLLAARGYVVFWSNPRGSVGYGEEFATAIERNWGEVTMTDVMAGVELVCDRDYVDEENVFLTGGSFGGYVTGWMVGKTDRFRGAVAQRGVYDLSSFYGSTDAFKLIEGDFDTTPWEDPQFLWEQSPVAYAADVTTPTLVMHSENDFRVPVNNGEMFYLFLRKNGVETRFVRYPREGHGLSRSGEPAHVVDRLERIVRWFDGYSDHHDVPPALERGDDGLSAADDGSETGDD
- the thiD gene encoding bifunctional hydroxymethylpyrimidine kinase/phosphomethylpyrimidine kinase, which gives rise to MRTPVPDARPVALTVAGSDSGGGAGIQADLKTMEARGAFGTSVITSVTAQNTRGVSSIHPVPTEEVRAQYDAVAGDFDVRAAKTGMLGTAEMVETVTDCVEDAPFPVVVDPVMVATSGDRLLDRDAERAYEDLVAASAVVTPNTDEAAVLTGTEPTDESTAREAGAELVEMGAAAALVKGGHAPGEEVADVLVTAETEAVFVHPRVDTEATHGSGCTLSSAIAAHLARGTDTVAAVEAGVSFLQRAVRYPLDVGEGPGAVHHLAEIRDRAARTDAVESVESVVDAVVAADARGLVPEVGLNVVGATPYAERPDELAAVEGRIARTRSGVRPNRGVRVGASSRLAEFLLAVREVDSTVRFAANCRFDGDVEAAMDSLGWSVVRVEPARDDEADSEAETAAREAVLNALEPDEETPAAVVDGGAVGREPSARVVAADAGTLADRLTGLAAAVETP